The sequence aaaattaattaatttccaaCTTGAAAccttattaaatatattttaattgacatttattttttttagtataaatttttttttggcaaaaaccTATTATATTTcgtaacatatatataaaataatgaaaaatattaatattttataaaaattaattaatttccaaCTTGAAAccttattaaatataattttaattgacatttattttttttagtataaatttttttttttggcaaaaaccTATTATACTTCGCAacaacattatatatatatatatatataatataaaatatattatgttttagaaaataaaaatctaaatttatgttaaaacttttaaaaaaggtggctttattttgatttattgtggCCGGTGGCAATTGGTGACTTTGCTGGAGTTTCACACTGTTCCCTTCTTTTCAGATGACAGCGATATTTCACAATGATTCTCTGATCTCGCGCTAAGCGACGACGCTGATTTCTTTGAATCCAGCTTAAATCGTAGTTGATGGATCCTCCGGAGGTTTTCTACGCCAGCGCAGGCTGCGGTAACAGGCCACCTCCCAGAAAGGAGCTGCAGGGCCCTCGCCCCGCCGTACTCAAagtcaacaaagactctcaCAAGATCAGAAAACCGCCTGTTCCGCCGCCAGCCCACAGCCAAGCACCGCAAGGACCTTCTCTTCCGGAAGACCGGCAGCCGGTCATAATATACGCAGTTTCTCCCAAAGTCATACACACCACCGTCACCGACTTCATGAAATTGGTCCAGCGCCTAACCGGGAACGCTTACTCAGCCTCAAATTCCGGTGGAGCACATGGGGACCTCTCCCCGGCTGCTCGAATAGCTTCCATAGAGCAAACAAGCGCATCTCCTAAAGATAGAGAAATAATCACTGCTAACAGCTGTAATCCTACTGGTGTTGATGATATCATGTGTCATATTCTTGAAAGTGCCGACGTTGAAGTGGGTCCAGTTCCCGGAATAATATCTCCGGCGCCGGAAGCTCTGCAACCTATATTGCCTGGATTTTTCTCTCCTGCAGCGGACCCATTTTCGATGATGGGTTACAATAACATGTTCGTACCTAGTCCATCGACACTGTTTTCTGCTCCAATGGTGTCTCCATCGGCGCTGTTTTCTGCTCCAATGGTGTCTCCTTCGCCATCTTCTTGCGATCTCTTCAATCCATTCTTTGACTTTTAGACAAGTGAATTGTCTCTGTCCCActcttctttatttatttgtttatttatttattttgattattactTTGATGTAATTTAGCATAGTTTTCTTGATCAAGAAAGTGGGATAGTGAAATATTTGGGAATTGGGAGCATGTATACTGCTTGGAGCTGACTCTTGATTAGGGAGGAAAAATGAATCTCGAAATTGTTAAGCTGGAAATGTTTTCAATTGTATTTAACGAATTGTTAAATTTGCAGTTTAGTTGGAATTATAATCGTAAAGATTCTATTCTATTCTATTCTTAATATGATCACATCATTGTCTCTGAATCATATGCCATTTTTGAACTGGTATTGGGAGATAGAATCTGTATGTTCACCTGTCCTAATGTTTACAATGGAAGAATTTGTACTTGTTGGAAGACTATGTCTTGATTAAAGTACGTGGCTTAAAACAAGATGATAATGTTGGAGGCTAAAATTTCTTGAATCAGACACTTGTCATTTATCAGAAGCTATATCTTACGGTAACGgtacaactcaaattttttCTAACCACACAGTACCTCAGAAAACCATGTTGTTGCGCCAGTGGGTACAATTGTTGATCCTAGAAAACTTAATACCGCTTATGAAATGTTGGAAATGTTTTAGGTTATGGCCTATAAAGGTGCTACATGTGAGACAGTGAAAGAATTCACTAGTCAAGTCAAGTAGAACATTAAGCATGCAAGATAAGGAATATGGACTGTCTACATTGTGGAGAGGTATATATCCAGTAGATGCATAGATTAGTATTACTGTTACATCATATGATCTGATCTAAACTAATTGTCGGTTGTCATGGCGGGCCACAATATTGAATCTGGTGTTTGTGAACTGGAGTTAGTCTTCATTCTCCATTTATGAACCATCCCTTTTGCAACATATACTTATTTTTGTTCCTGGTTAGCGTTATATTCAACAGCATGATTCATGTGCTCTATCATTTAGTTTCCAATAATACTCATAAAAAATCTAGTATATGAGTATGAGTTAATCATTCAAGTAACATGAACAAAACCTTGGTAAAAGCCTTACATTCTGTGATCACGTTTTGGAGAGATATACTAGCAGTTTTCCAATGCACACTAGCCTGTACCACTTCTGATGCAGGAGCAAAATCACCATTGAAACGTGGCATGTGTTTCTTCTCAACTGAAATCACAATTGGAAATTTGATCTTCACAGTCAAGTGAAACTTGGGTTCGAATCTGAAGGAGAACACCACCACAATATTATTCACATGTGTGGATCACACATGTGGTAGTTCTCTAGAAGATTGTAGAAAGATCAGAGTCTAACAAACTAACagattttattccttttttgttattttgttaattatatttGTTTCCTTCAGTCTTGTATTTAAATACACCCATGTAATCTCTGTTACGTAATGAAAGGAAATTATCTCAAATATTCTCTTATTGACTTCTGCTGCCAGTTTTCTATCTTTCACCAATGCGGTTTTGTCCTGCAAGCATTAACCTTCTTGTGTACCAGCCAGTTTTCTTGTTCCACTGTCTTTTTCTAGCTCCTTGAGCTTGTAGGAGTGACGAAATTGGGAATTCGAAGTGTTGTGATATGGTATGGGCAAATTTGATAGCTTAGTTCTAGGCAGGCGTCAGGGAGCTTGATCCAATGTACATGGAATAATTTTGATCTCCAGGTTGAGAACAAGTCAAATTATGTGGTGTTTGATCGATTTGTGGGATTGAAAGGTCTAAAGCATTGGTTCTACTGCCTTTTCTTGTAGTATTTTGAACCTCAGGTGCAGTCGTTACTTATCAGAAGTTGGGTGAGGTTAGACTCATTATGGGAAGCTTTCTCGACATCTATCATTTCATTTAAAAGCACCAAACCCGAAACTTTGTTCAGGAGAAATCGATATTCTTGCCACTCAATCAATGATAATTGGTAACGAATCTGCTGCTTTTGAAGACCAAGAATCCGGCTTCTGTCAGATCCAGAGCTCCACGTTATCAATTTTTGCATGCACCCTCGGCTCTCAACCATCAATATGCACATTCCACCACCAAGGTTATGCTGGATGTCCCATAGAAATTCAATAGGGAAAACACAGATATCAAGTCAACAGAGTTGTCGGAACCATAGTTTTCAAAATCAGACAGTTAAACGGGAGAAGTGAACCGGGTGATACTCTGGTCCGAGTTGTTTAATTAACTGGATTGTCAATTGTCATTGTCCcataaaatacccaaaaatatTAATGGGCTTTTATTCAAACCGGTGGTCTAATTAGTAAAATTTCCGGGGttatttcatattaaaaatttaGTCAAATATTAGTAAATATAAGGGAATATTTAAGGAATTAACTCTCAAGGAGAAAATTTCTACAAGTGTTAGAGAAATGTGTCATCCGTATACTACATTGTTTTCAAATGGTATTTATGGTTTATAACAATTTAAGTTAATCATTTTGATATTGTAGATGGATACTAAGTGTTTACTATAAGTCGATGTCGTGCAATCGCGGGCCGTTTCGCGACAAGTTAAAGTTATGTCATGACTAATATATTGtgttcaaatgttatttttttgttcttggAATGGGATGTTGGCCTCTACTTTGTTTGTCTATGATACAGATAATCAAGTGGACCAAGTGTATATGTACCTATTTAGACGAAGGTACTCCGGCTTTGCAGAATTTTAGGAAGGCCCCCGCATGAATAATTTTGTCAAAGGTGGATATTTTTATAANaaaaaaaaaaaaaaaaaaactgaacagCTTATTGTTTCCCTGACCTAAAAGTACAATGACCAAGAATCTTCATGGCCTTCTGCTTCTGCTgatacataaataaaataactgaaatgcagaagaACATTTTGAACAAACTTCCCAACAGGGGATCATACAAAACAATTCCATATTTATTCTGCAACTGATCTTCCCTCGATCAAAATTTGAACGGATGAACAGTAAGTCTCATTTTCGATGAAAATAATGACTCTTAAGTTCTAATCGGGAGTCCATAGTTGTGGAACGTCCTGATCGTGCCATCCCAATTGGCTGTCACGAAAACGAGACCCCATGTAGAGGATATCATTCTTGAGCTATGGTGCTCAACCTTGTGCTGATGAAGATGATGATCACCGTAGTCATTGCATGGCTTACAATTCTGCTCGCCGGAGGGAAAATCCCATGGTGGAAGTTTCTCTTCGGGCCATGTTATCGAGCCCTTGAACGAACCATCCATGGAAAACCAATTTGCTAGGGAGAACCGTTCCGAATCCCACAACCTTGATGGGGAACTTTGGTTATTCTTTGTTGCCAAACCTGAATTAGAACTGCCATGGTTTTGCTCTGTGTGGAACTCTGACCAGGGTATGACCACAGACACACCTTCGTAGAAAAAGTGCTCAAACGAACGAATAGATTTGGCTTGTTTCAATGTTTGGAAAGATAAATCATCACTGTTCCACATATAGATGCGGGAGTCCTCCCCCACGGATATTATGTGCCTTCCGTCAGATGTAAATGATGCCGACATCTGAGTACCAGATTTTGCCAAGCCTG comes from Primulina huaijiensis isolate GDHJ02 chromosome 5, ASM1229523v2, whole genome shotgun sequence and encodes:
- the LOC140976318 gene encoding protein MKS1-like encodes the protein MDPPEVFYASAGCGNRPPPRKELQGPRPAVLKVNKDSHKIRKPPVPPPAHSQAPQGPSLPEDRQPVIIYAVSPKVIHTTVTDFMKLVQRLTGNAYSASNSGGAHGDLSPAARIASIEQTSASPKDREIITANSCNPTGVDDIMCHILESADVEVGPVPGIISPAPEALQPILPGFFSPAADPFSMMGYNNMFVPSPSTLFSAPMVSPSALFSAPMVSPSPSSCDLFNPFFDF